ACACGTCCTCCACCCCCAAAACGTCCCCGCTGGGCATAGGCACTGCTTACTGCGCTCATTGTGGCCAGCACAATGAGGGTTCCCAGTAAAAATATCCTGTTTTTCATTTTCAAGTATTTAGTGTGGTGCCACAGCCTGATTGGTTGGCCGCAAATCAAACTGTACAACTACAAGTGTAAAGAGCGTTTTTTGCTCCCTGTTATTGATAGTTAGACTGTTATCTAACGCCAGGGTTTAAGCTTTAGTGTATTTTAACAATTCCTGTACCAAAGAAATGGTGTTTGATAATCAATTGTTTATGTTCGTTACTTTCACTGCTCTCATTAGGAAATGGCAATTGTCAGCTTATTGGTTCCTTCGGGAAATGGACTCCCTGCTGCCTCAATTGCTGGCAGTAGAATATACGTTTAGTTGACTTGTAGTGAGTTGTGTGGCTAGTAAAGCTGATTGCGCAGGATGCGTTTGATCATGTGAATGGTGGTCCGGCTGATCTGGCCTTTGTATTTTTCAAGGACGGCATTTTCACTCAGTCCCTCCCCAAGGTCAATTACTATCAGGAGCCATTTGCTGAGAAATTCAGAATTAGGGGTCCGGTACTTCAGGAGACGGCGTACCGTTTCGATCACCGCTTTGCTGACCTGCCCCTCATTCAGTTCAAAGATCTCGTCCGTACTTAGACCAAGTGCTATGTCCTGGGCTACACGAGAATAATCCTGCAGGTACTTTTCGTTCGCTTCCATTACCTGCAACAGCGGATTATCACTATACCGGATCACAGCATACTTTCTGGCCTGTTTATGTAACTCAGTAAGCGCATAATTGCGGGCGATGTTATCACAAATGACAAGATCATCCTTAGAGAGTTCAAACCATTCCCCTTTTACTCTTTTATGCTGAAACACAATATGCAGGCATTCCTCCAGCTCGCTCATATTCGCGGCCGCATATTGCCTGATCACTCTGAACATGACTGGTAGATGCGTGTGGTAGGAGCCAAGCCTCTTCTGAAGATCCTGCGTTTTGCCGATCTTAAAAAGGTTCTTTCCAGTATTGATAATGTAAACGCACTTTCCGATTTGTACTTGCTGCATCGGCCGATTAGTTACAAGAATGTCATAATAGGTTACTACTGCAATTTGCCGATTTTTTTTGATAATCGATCATTTTAAATGAAGCAGGGATTGTCTGTTTGAGCTTTAAAAGCCTGTCCTGGGAGCTTACCCGTTTACAGTTGCTATTGACCCTTTACTGCCAGTAGTCAGAAGATGGTCTGAACTCCTCTCTTTTACCTCATTATAAGGTCATCTATAGGGCACTTCAAGGGCACCATAAGGGCACTTCAATATCCAAAGGATATTGAAGTGCCCTTATGGTGCAATATAAATGACTTATAAGTGCCCTTTTAGCATGAATATCGGTTGCCGATCAGCACATGATAATATCGTTATCATTTTGATAACGTGTTGATTTTTAGATGTTTACTTAAATATTGAATAAATTGCATGCTATGAAGCGCGCACGTATATATGACGTCAGGGAGGGGGATATCGATTATCATAAACAGCTGTCTCCTGATAAAGCGTTCCTTTTCAGAAGCGAGGAGTCGTTACCGGATAGCATGGAAGGGGATATCGTTTTTATTGTTGATCAAACGGAGAAGCAGGCATTTTACACTATTGCCACAGATATTCTCTGTAAAAGCACCCATAAGGCAGATAAACAGGGGGTAACATTTAAATACAATAACAAGACCTATAGCAGTACGTCCGGAACGAGATTCAGAAAATATGATATTCTGCAAACTGTTGAGATCTCTGCTGGCTGGGTATGGTGTCATTCACTACCCGATAACCCGGTTGTTGACCTATGGAATGAACAGGGAGATAATCCAGACAGATTGAAGAATGTTAATGAACTGCAGAAGTTATTTACAACCGGGCCCGCTTTTGAACAGCTTGACAGGTATAACATACAAGTGGATATAGTGGATATTCCGGTGAATCAGTCAAATATAAAAATGACGATGGTGACATCCTCGACGCATATGAAGAAAAAGGAAACCATTTCTTATGAGCATCCTTACCGAAAGCTTTTAATGGCTATCAGAACGAAGCCGTTTGTCTTGCTGAGTGGGGTAAGTGGTACTGGCAAATCCTGGCTTGCCCGTAAAATTGCATACATGACCTGTGCTGATGAAGCGCTCAGAAAAGGTGAGCAACCCGGAAATTTTGAAATAGTAAGAGTACGGCCAGACTGGCATGATCCGGATGAATTACTTGGGTATCAGACTATTATTCAGGGAGGGAGGGTGCGTTATCACTGTACGGATGTGTTGAGGTTTATCGTGAAAGCATGGCAGTATCCACATGTACCATTTATTCTCTGTCTTGATGAGATGAACCTTGCCCAGATAGAGCATTATTTTTCTGATTTTTTAAGTGTATTAGAAACAGTCAGATCGGACAACGGGAGAATCATTTATGATGCATTTATTAGCCA
The DNA window shown above is from Chitinophaga agri and carries:
- a CDS encoding GIY-YIG nuclease family protein, giving the protein MQQVQIGKCVYIINTGKNLFKIGKTQDLQKRLGSYHTHLPVMFRVIRQYAAANMSELEECLHIVFQHKRVKGEWFELSKDDLVICDNIARNYALTELHKQARKYAVIRYSDNPLLQVMEANEKYLQDYSRVAQDIALGLSTDEIFELNEGQVSKAVIETVRRLLKYRTPNSEFLSKWLLIVIDLGEGLSENAVLEKYKGQISRTTIHMIKRILRNQLY
- a CDS encoding McrB family protein; the protein is MKRARIYDVREGDIDYHKQLSPDKAFLFRSEESLPDSMEGDIVFIVDQTEKQAFYTIATDILCKSTHKADKQGVTFKYNNKTYSSTSGTRFRKYDILQTVEISAGWVWCHSLPDNPVVDLWNEQGDNPDRLKNVNELQKLFTTGPAFEQLDRYNIQVDIVDIPVNQSNIKMTMVTSSTHMKKKETISYEHPYRKLLMAIRTKPFVLLSGVSGTGKSWLARKIAYMTCADEALRKGEQPGNFEIVRVRPDWHDPDELLGYQTIIQGGRVRYHCTDVLRFIVKAWQYPHVPFILCLDEMNLAQIEHYFSDFLSVLETVRSDNGRIIYDAFISHSRVKQYSREDETFWMQLGLEGNDPLMQHFLMHGISIPVNLVVIGTVNIDATTRTLSARLLDRTMIIEMKRRDLWHDLTAAQEKWEYPETYEIAAWLRQPPLDRHVAYSRYPDIGMTIMQRLEKLLHVLDNSPFELSERFVHSTLVYCFLHNELAIKEQQKDDWLNSCLDEIICMKILVRISGDSNSCRPVLEKLMGETAYYPVSRRKVTHMLALLENNGYTSYW